A region from the Thermoleophilaceae bacterium genome encodes:
- a CDS encoding MlaD family protein gives MGRRRGPAALTGSPVLIGAVTVLVTIVAVFLAYNANNGLPFVPTYEVKSELPNAANLVKGNDVRIGGERVGVVSNIEPVRHANGVDTAVITMKLEKRVEPLPRDSTVLVRPRSALGLKYVEITPGRAGSGYPAGATIPLSQAQPRPVEIDQVLNMFNKPTRIGQQQSLTGFGDALAGRGQDLNEAILALRPLFTNLQPVAANLAAPRTQLRQFFPALGRAASITAPVAQTQGDLFANLDTTFTALASVAKPFIQQTIAKGPATLDTVTAQLPLQRPFIRNLTGFMRELRPGVAVLPRTAPVLADALTAGAKNLPLTPPMNKQLESTFRHLQRFATDPLVPKGVHQLNHTFTSLKPTLAFLTPVQTTCNYVTLFLRNVASLLSVGDANGTWQRFIIIATPTGPNNEGGPSNAPANGPDVANHLHANPYPNTASPGQTKECEAGNEVYTPGKTSIGNIPGNQGTRTDGQVKTK, from the coding sequence ATGGGTAGACGACGCGGACCAGCCGCACTCACCGGAAGCCCCGTCCTGATCGGGGCGGTGACCGTGCTCGTGACGATCGTGGCCGTGTTCCTCGCGTACAACGCGAACAACGGCCTGCCGTTCGTGCCCACCTACGAGGTGAAGTCCGAGCTGCCGAACGCGGCCAACCTCGTGAAGGGCAACGACGTGCGAATCGGCGGCGAGCGCGTGGGGGTGGTCTCGAACATCGAGCCGGTCCGCCACGCGAACGGTGTGGACACCGCCGTGATCACGATGAAGCTCGAGAAGCGGGTGGAGCCGCTGCCGCGTGACTCGACGGTGCTCGTTCGGCCGCGGTCGGCGCTCGGCCTCAAGTACGTGGAGATCACGCCCGGGCGCGCTGGGTCCGGCTATCCGGCCGGCGCGACCATCCCGCTGTCACAGGCGCAGCCGCGGCCGGTGGAGATCGACCAGGTGCTGAACATGTTCAACAAGCCCACGCGCATTGGTCAGCAGCAGTCGCTCACGGGCTTCGGCGACGCGCTGGCGGGGCGCGGGCAGGACCTGAACGAGGCGATCCTCGCGCTACGGCCGCTGTTCACCAACCTCCAGCCGGTGGCGGCCAACCTCGCCGCGCCGCGCACCCAGCTTCGCCAGTTCTTCCCGGCGCTGGGGCGCGCAGCGTCGATCACCGCCCCCGTGGCCCAGACGCAGGGCGACCTCTTCGCGAACCTCGACACCACCTTCACCGCCCTCGCGAGCGTGGCCAAGCCGTTCATCCAGCAGACGATCGCGAAGGGCCCCGCCACGCTCGACACGGTCACCGCGCAGCTTCCGCTGCAGCGGCCGTTCATCCGCAACCTCACCGGCTTCATGCGCGAGCTGCGGCCGGGCGTGGCCGTGCTGCCGCGCACCGCGCCGGTGTTGGCCGACGCTCTCACGGCGGGCGCGAAGAACCTGCCGCTCACGCCCCCGATGAACAAGCAGCTCGAGAGCACCTTCCGGCACCTCCAGCGTTTTGCCACGGACCCGCTGGTGCCGAAGGGCGTGCACCAGCTCAACCACACCTTCACCTCGCTCAAGCCCACGCTGGCATTCCTCACGCCGGTGCAGACCACCTGCAACTACGTGACTCTCTTCCTTCGCAACGTCGCGAGCCTTCTGTCGGTGGGCGATGCGAACGGCACGTGGCAGCGCTTCATCATCATCGCCACGCCCACCGGCCCCAACAATGAGGGCGGCCCCTCGAACGCCCCCGCCAACGGGCCGGACGTCGCGAACCACCTGCACGCCAACCCGTACCCCAACACCGCGTCGCCAGGCCAGACGAAGGAGTGCGAGGCGGGCAACGAGGTCTACACGCCCGGCAAGACGAGCATCGGGAACATCCCGGGCAACCAGGGCACGCGCACGGATGGGCAGGTGAAGACGAAGTAA
- a CDS encoding MlaD family protein codes for MSPFRAGLIAVVLVAVASYLAFAKHIPFTSHPYQLKAVFQNASNLRTKSPVRIAGVNVGTVTGVKIYKDANGTATGSALVTMSVSKNGLPIHSDATLKIRPKLFLEGNFFVQLQPGSPSAPSLKSGSTVPVTQTSAPVQIDQVLSSLQADTRANLQVLVKGYGDALNGKPLPGEDADQVPSVRGLTAAQALNRSLNYSPHALRGTALVNEGFLGQDPHDLSKLIASTQKVAAALDSNEGVLQDFITNFNRTTAAFAARQTELQQSIHLLGPVLTKANSTLLHLNQSFPPTRAWAIEILPGVRETPATIDASFPWVAQARKLVSPKELGGLVNELRPSIHDLAGVTDESLKLIPQLDLINRCATGVVLPTGDVPIQDGFLTTGLPNYKEFWQAMVGLSSESQNFDGNGQYTRFQPGGGDQSVHTGLSQSGQLFGNASSKPLGTQPKKPSREPPYNSSVACYKNQLPNLNNAPIGSGP; via the coding sequence ATGAGCCCATTCCGCGCCGGCCTGATCGCGGTCGTGCTGGTGGCCGTGGCGAGCTACCTCGCGTTCGCCAAGCACATCCCCTTCACCTCGCATCCCTACCAGCTGAAGGCGGTGTTCCAGAACGCGTCGAACCTGCGGACGAAGTCGCCGGTGCGGATCGCGGGCGTGAACGTGGGCACCGTGACGGGCGTGAAGATCTACAAGGACGCGAACGGCACGGCCACCGGCTCGGCCCTGGTGACGATGAGCGTCAGCAAGAACGGGCTGCCGATCCATTCGGACGCCACGCTCAAGATCCGGCCCAAGCTGTTCCTCGAGGGCAACTTCTTCGTGCAACTCCAGCCGGGCAGCCCGAGCGCGCCCTCCCTCAAGTCGGGCAGCACCGTGCCGGTCACCCAGACGAGCGCGCCGGTGCAGATCGACCAGGTGCTGAGCTCGCTGCAGGCGGACACGCGCGCGAACCTGCAGGTGCTCGTGAAGGGCTACGGCGACGCGCTGAACGGCAAGCCGCTGCCGGGCGAGGACGCCGACCAGGTGCCGTCGGTGCGCGGGCTCACCGCGGCGCAGGCGCTCAACCGCTCGCTCAACTACTCGCCGCACGCGCTGCGCGGCACGGCGCTCGTGAACGAGGGCTTCCTCGGCCAGGACCCGCACGACCTCTCCAAGCTGATCGCGAGCACCCAGAAGGTCGCGGCGGCGCTCGACTCGAACGAGGGCGTGCTGCAGGACTTCATCACGAACTTCAACCGCACGACGGCCGCCTTCGCGGCGCGTCAGACCGAGCTGCAGCAGTCGATCCACCTGCTCGGACCGGTCCTGACCAAGGCAAACAGCACGCTGCTGCACCTCAACCAGTCGTTCCCGCCGACGCGCGCCTGGGCGATCGAGATCCTGCCGGGCGTGCGCGAGACGCCGGCCACGATCGACGCGTCGTTCCCGTGGGTCGCGCAGGCGCGCAAGCTCGTGTCGCCGAAGGAGCTCGGCGGCCTCGTGAACGAGCTGCGGCCGTCGATCCACGACCTCGCGGGCGTCACCGACGAGTCGCTCAAGCTGATCCCGCAGCTCGACCTGATCAACCGCTGCGCCACCGGCGTCGTCCTGCCCACGGGAGACGTCCCGATCCAGGACGGCTTCCTCACCACGGGCCTGCCGAACTACAAGGAGTTCTGGCAGGCGATGGTCGGCCTCTCGTCCGAGTCGCAGAACTTCGACGGCAATGGCCAGTACACCCGCTTCCAGCCTGGCGGCGGCGATCAGAGCGTGCACACCGGGCTCTCCCAGAGCGGGCAGCTGTTCGGCAACGCGTCGAGCAAGCCGCTCGGCACGCAACCGAAGAAGCCGAGCCGTGAGCCGCCGTACAACTCGTCGGTCGCCTGTTACAAGAACCAGCTGCCCAACCTGAACAACGCGCCGATCGGAAGTGGGCCATGA
- a CDS encoding MlaD family protein has translation MSSAIRKHLRDFVAIIGLFLLAVAVAAIILSHQRLYLPSWVPFVGTDFYTVNAEFSTAQAVVPGQGQTVNIAGVPIGEIGGVKLQNGVAIVQMKIKKSQRKAPIYKNATLLLRPKTGLKDMYIEMDPGTKSAGAVPDGGTLPVSNTLPDVNLDEILSNLDADTRSYLQILLNSGAEAFGSKGYSADLRETFKRFDPTARDTARFTRLLSQRRDNLQRVIHNFQLLTTALAGRDHQLTQLVDASNANFQAIASEDQKLEETLGLLPGTLSTANTTLGKADKLAQVLGPTFQALRPGARALGPSLAATRPFLKQTTPIIKNQLRPFSVKAQPTVHELRIAAQHLNPVAPRLTRTAKFINVLLNELAYNPPGPEEGFLYWAAWVNHAGASIFSTQDAHGAVRRGLFITDCTSLGVLQAIETLNPQLKVLIDLLNAPTQQQVCGGAPTPTGANP, from the coding sequence ATGAGCTCGGCTATCCGAAAGCACCTGCGCGACTTCGTGGCGATCATCGGCCTGTTCCTCCTGGCCGTCGCCGTGGCGGCCATCATCCTCAGCCACCAGCGGCTCTACCTGCCGAGCTGGGTGCCGTTCGTGGGCACGGACTTCTACACCGTGAACGCCGAGTTCTCGACCGCGCAGGCGGTCGTGCCCGGCCAGGGGCAGACGGTGAACATCGCGGGCGTGCCGATCGGGGAGATCGGCGGCGTGAAGTTGCAGAACGGCGTTGCGATCGTGCAGATGAAGATCAAGAAGTCGCAGCGCAAGGCACCGATTTACAAGAACGCCACCCTGCTCCTGCGGCCCAAGACCGGGCTCAAGGACATGTACATCGAGATGGATCCCGGTACGAAGTCCGCCGGCGCGGTGCCCGACGGCGGCACCCTGCCCGTGTCGAACACGCTGCCGGACGTGAACCTCGACGAGATCCTGTCGAACCTCGATGCGGACACGCGTTCCTACCTCCAGATCCTGCTCAACTCGGGTGCCGAGGCGTTCGGCAGCAAGGGTTACTCCGCGGACCTGCGGGAGACGTTCAAGCGCTTCGACCCGACAGCGCGCGACACGGCGCGCTTCACACGCCTGCTCTCGCAGCGGCGGGACAACCTGCAGCGCGTTATCCACAACTTCCAGCTGCTCACCACGGCGCTCGCCGGGCGCGACCACCAGCTCACGCAGCTCGTGGACGCCTCCAACGCGAACTTCCAGGCGATCGCGAGCGAGGACCAGAAGCTCGAGGAGACGCTCGGGCTCTTGCCGGGCACGCTGAGCACCGCCAACACCACTCTCGGCAAGGCGGACAAGCTCGCGCAGGTGCTCGGGCCGACGTTCCAGGCTCTGCGTCCGGGAGCGCGCGCGCTCGGACCGTCGCTCGCGGCAACGCGCCCGTTCCTCAAGCAGACCACGCCGATCATCAAGAACCAGCTGCGGCCGTTCTCCGTGAAGGCGCAGCCAACGGTGCACGAGCTGCGAATCGCGGCGCAGCACCTCAACCCCGTGGCGCCGCGCCTCACGCGCACCGCGAAGTTCATCAACGTGCTGCTGAACGAGCTGGCCTACAACCCGCCGGGCCCGGAGGAGGGCTTCCTCTACTGGGCGGCGTGGGTGAACCACGCGGGCGCGTCGATCTTCTCCACGCAGGACGCGCACGGCGCCGTGCGGCGCGGCCTCTTCATCACGGACTGCACGAGCCTCGGCGTGCTCCAGGCGATCGAGACGCTCAACCCGCAGCTCAAGGTCCTGATCGACCTGCTGAACGCGCCGACTCAGCAGCAGGTGTGCGGTGGCGCCCCGACACCGACGGGGGCGAATCCCTGA
- a CDS encoding MlaD family protein, whose product MQKQAPSLGRILVMVGFAFSCVAILLYLWITFGGPVPLRAKGYRVTVNFPEATTLAQQADVRISGVNVGKVISKKVVVKNGQVKPLTAVTIEINHKYAPIPSDTRAILRQKTLLGETYVELSPGNRSVPKLADNGTLPNGQVAQTVQLDEIFRAFDPKTRLAFQTWMQQQGIAFNGRGQDLNDALGNLTPFAENVNKVLAVLHNQQQATSRLVRNTGVVFNALTERDGQLADLISNSNRVFQTTASRDQQLKEAFIAFPTFEDQSRAIAVRLTKFANNTNPLINQLRPAARQLSPTLISAAKLAPNLKGLFEEIPALVHASKRGLPAVSSFLDSTRPVLAQADPFLRSLNPFLDWVGLYKHEAAAFFALDTAATQATAPVCDKPVQRCTAANNAKQVHYLRTTNPVNPEALAAYPKRIASNRSNPYFQPLGYLDLARGGLKVFGSYLCTTNPVPTVVQTIDPLLPGVGAVTSLISPETFALIDKFVYGGNGPANVPSPPCREQAPLGNLIGQSGRYPHVTAAPDSP is encoded by the coding sequence ATGCAGAAGCAGGCTCCCAGCCTCGGGCGGATCCTCGTGATGGTGGGCTTCGCGTTCTCGTGCGTCGCGATCCTGCTCTACCTCTGGATCACCTTCGGCGGCCCGGTGCCGCTGCGGGCGAAGGGCTACCGCGTGACCGTGAACTTCCCCGAGGCGACCACGCTCGCCCAGCAGGCCGACGTGCGCATCTCCGGGGTGAACGTGGGCAAGGTGATCTCGAAGAAGGTGGTGGTGAAGAACGGGCAGGTGAAGCCGCTCACCGCCGTGACCATCGAGATCAACCACAAGTACGCGCCGATACCGAGCGACACGCGCGCGATCCTGCGCCAGAAGACGCTGCTGGGCGAGACCTACGTCGAGCTCTCACCTGGCAACCGCTCGGTGCCGAAGCTGGCCGACAACGGCACGCTTCCGAACGGGCAGGTGGCGCAGACCGTGCAGCTCGACGAGATCTTCCGGGCATTCGACCCGAAGACGCGACTGGCGTTCCAGACCTGGATGCAGCAGCAGGGCATCGCCTTCAACGGGCGCGGCCAGGACCTGAACGACGCGCTCGGCAACCTCACGCCGTTCGCGGAGAACGTGAACAAGGTGCTGGCGGTCCTTCACAACCAGCAGCAGGCCACGTCGCGCCTTGTGCGCAACACCGGAGTGGTGTTCAACGCTCTCACCGAGCGCGACGGCCAGCTCGCGGACCTGATCTCGAACTCGAACCGCGTGTTCCAGACCACCGCCTCGCGGGACCAGCAGCTGAAGGAGGCGTTCATCGCCTTCCCCACCTTCGAGGACCAGTCGCGCGCGATCGCCGTGCGGCTCACCAAGTTCGCCAACAACACGAACCCGCTGATCAACCAGCTGAGGCCGGCGGCGCGCCAGCTGTCGCCCACGCTGATCAGCGCCGCGAAGCTCGCGCCGAACCTCAAGGGCCTCTTCGAGGAGATTCCCGCGCTGGTGCACGCGTCGAAGCGCGGCCTGCCAGCGGTGTCGTCATTCCTCGACTCCACGCGTCCCGTGCTGGCCCAGGCCGATCCGTTCCTGCGCAGCCTCAACCCGTTCCTCGACTGGGTCGGGCTGTACAAGCACGAGGCCGCCGCGTTCTTCGCCCTCGACACCGCCGCCACGCAGGCAACGGCCCCGGTGTGCGACAAGCCGGTGCAGCGCTGCACCGCCGCCAACAACGCGAAGCAGGTGCACTACCTGCGCACCACCAACCCGGTGAATCCCGAGGCGCTCGCCGCCTACCCCAAGCGCATCGCGAGCAACCGCTCGAACCCGTACTTCCAGCCGCTCGGCTACCTCGACCTCGCGCGGGGCGGCCTCAAGGTCTTCGGCTCCTATCTCTGCACCACCAACCCGGTGCCGACCGTCGTGCAGACGATCGACCCGCTTCTCCCTGGCGTGGGCGCTGTCACGAGCCTGATCTCCCCAGAGACGTTCGCCCTGATCGACAAGTTCGTGTACGGCGGCAACGGCCCGGCGAACGTGCCATCGCCGCCGTGCAGGGAGCAGGCGCCTTTGGGCAATCTCATCGGGCAGAGCGGTCGATATCCGCATGTGACCGCTGCGCCTGATTCGCCTTGA
- a CDS encoding MlaD family protein, whose translation MRRLALIALVLVAVPVVLVFGTGAGGGGGGGTYRVRAIFDYVRAVPGEDVKVAGAKVGTIESLHVTPDNKAAVVLAISKAGFSPFHTDAHCTIRPQSLIGETFAECSPGSMRAPVLPAIRRGDGKGQHLLTVQHTSSPVDIDEINDIMREPTRQRLAILINEFGTALAGRGKDLNVAIHRANPALRDTDKVLAILAQQNRTLADLAKNSDQVLQPLAAKRRQVADFIVQANKTAQATAAVRGDISAGIQRFPAFLRQLKPTLTDLGALSDEMTPVITDLGRAAPGLNRFVIELGPFSKASIPAIKSLGQAADVGTPALVASKPIATDLAQLAVNADPVSKNLDALQKSLTATGGVNRLMDYIFFQMQAINGFDGISHYLRAGLILNACSTYATKVVAPDCRATFDRVNSASATSSSASSSTGDPLLDRTHAAILKALSGQNVAPASSGGGTNAAAARQPSLLQRFIALANPNVDRQRKAALNRIRRGASRDGSPALGQADPALNYLLGP comes from the coding sequence GTGAGAAGGCTGGCCCTCATAGCTCTCGTGCTCGTGGCGGTGCCGGTGGTGCTCGTGTTCGGCACGGGCGCGGGCGGTGGAGGCGGAGGCGGCACGTACAGGGTCCGCGCGATCTTCGACTACGTCCGCGCGGTGCCGGGCGAGGACGTGAAGGTGGCCGGCGCGAAGGTCGGCACCATCGAGTCGCTCCACGTGACGCCAGACAACAAGGCCGCGGTGGTCCTGGCCATCAGCAAGGCCGGCTTCTCGCCCTTCCACACGGACGCTCACTGCACGATTCGGCCGCAGTCGCTGATCGGCGAGACGTTCGCCGAGTGCTCGCCCGGCAGCATGCGCGCACCGGTGCTGCCCGCGATCCGGCGCGGCGACGGCAAGGGCCAGCACCTGCTCACCGTGCAGCACACGAGCTCGCCGGTGGACATCGACGAGATCAACGACATCATGCGCGAGCCCACGCGCCAGCGCCTGGCGATCCTGATCAACGAGTTCGGCACCGCGCTCGCCGGCCGCGGCAAGGACCTGAACGTGGCCATCCATCGCGCCAACCCCGCGCTGCGCGACACCGACAAGGTGCTCGCCATCCTGGCTCAGCAGAACCGCACGCTCGCCGACCTTGCGAAGAACTCGGACCAGGTGCTGCAGCCGCTTGCCGCCAAGCGGCGCCAGGTGGCCGACTTCATCGTGCAGGCCAACAAGACGGCGCAGGCCACGGCCGCCGTGCGCGGCGACATCTCCGCCGGCATTCAGCGCTTCCCGGCGTTCCTGCGCCAGCTCAAGCCCACGCTCACCGACCTCGGAGCTCTCTCGGATGAGATGACGCCGGTGATCACCGACCTCGGGCGCGCGGCTCCCGGGCTCAACCGCTTCGTGATCGAGCTCGGTCCCTTCTCGAAGGCCTCGATCCCGGCGATCAAGTCGCTCGGCCAGGCCGCGGACGTGGGCACGCCCGCGCTCGTGGCGTCCAAGCCGATCGCCACTGACCTCGCCCAGCTTGCGGTGAACGCGGACCCGGTGTCGAAGAACCTCGACGCGCTCCAGAAGAGCCTCACGGCCACCGGCGGGGTGAACAGGCTCATGGACTACATCTTCTTCCAGATGCAGGCCATCAACGGCTTCGACGGCATCAGCCACTACCTGCGTGCCGGCCTGATCCTCAACGCCTGCTCCACCTACGCGACGAAGGTCGTGGCGCCCGACTGCCGGGCCACCTTCGACAGGGTGAACTCGGCCAGCGCGACCTCGTCGTCGGCGTCCAGCTCCACGGGCGACCCGCTCCTCGACCGCACTCACGCCGCCATCCTGAAGGCGCTGAGCGGCCAGAATGTCGCGCCCGCCTCCTCCGGCGGCGGGACGAACGCGGCCGCGGCGAGGCAGCCCAGCCTGCTCCAGCGCTTCATCGCGCTGGCGAACCCGAACGTCGACCGCCAGCGCAAGGCTGCGCTGAACCGCATCCGCCGCGGCGCGAGCAGGGACGGCTCGCCGGCGCTCGGCCAGGCCGATCCCGCCCTCAACTACCTCCTGGGACCGTGA
- a CDS encoding MlaD family protein encodes MPTPTTPHNPSPQRRRRGESGSALARTIAIVGVIIAVAIVGVLLFGGGGGYQVTAEFTSASQLVKGNLVMVGGVEVGKVNDISLAPNGLARVKMSVNSAFSPLHRGTVATIRVNSLSGIANRYVSLQPGPNSNDPINSGGTITADNTNSAVDLDQIFNTLDKRTRRGLQQLIRGSGRQLQGKGKLANQSLRYLAPALSTSSLVTQELARDQVEFQKFVTDTSNVVTTIAGRRADLSSLVGNANATMRAIGNENVSLAQALGVLPQTLRQANTTFVNLNSTLNDLDRLVNASKPATKRLAPFLAQLRPLVRDATPTITDLRHLIRTPGANNDLIELLTKQPKLASLAKSDFPRTIRAFQKGQPVVDYLRPYSPDFTGWLTKFAEGAANFDANGHYARIMPMFNAFSLTDNASGSFLTAAPPSQRMAGFQTHRQERCPGGAVQPAPDGSNPYQEPQTTCDPSTVPPGP; translated from the coding sequence TTGCCCACTCCCACAACCCCGCATAACCCGTCGCCGCAAAGGAGGCGGCGCGGCGAGAGCGGCTCCGCGCTTGCGCGCACCATCGCGATAGTCGGCGTGATCATCGCCGTCGCGATCGTCGGCGTGCTGCTGTTCGGCGGCGGGGGCGGCTATCAGGTAACCGCCGAGTTCACTAGCGCGAGCCAGCTCGTGAAGGGCAACCTCGTGATGGTCGGCGGGGTGGAGGTTGGGAAGGTGAACGACATCTCGCTCGCGCCGAACGGCCTTGCGCGCGTGAAGATGAGCGTGAACTCGGCCTTCTCGCCGCTCCACCGGGGCACGGTGGCCACGATCCGGGTGAACTCGCTGTCCGGCATCGCCAACCGCTATGTGTCGCTCCAGCCGGGCCCCAACTCGAACGACCCGATCAACAGCGGCGGCACCATCACGGCGGACAACACCAACTCCGCCGTCGACCTCGATCAGATCTTCAACACGCTGGACAAGCGCACGCGGCGCGGGCTGCAGCAGCTCATCCGCGGCTCGGGCAGGCAGCTTCAGGGCAAGGGCAAGCTTGCGAACCAGAGCCTCCGCTACCTGGCGCCCGCCCTTTCGACGTCGTCGCTCGTCACGCAGGAGCTGGCGCGCGACCAGGTGGAGTTCCAGAAGTTCGTCACCGACACCTCGAACGTGGTCACCACCATAGCCGGGCGGCGCGCCGACCTGTCGAGCCTCGTGGGCAACGCGAACGCGACGATGCGCGCGATCGGCAACGAGAACGTGTCGCTCGCACAGGCGCTCGGCGTGCTCCCGCAGACGCTGCGCCAGGCGAACACGACGTTCGTGAACCTGAACTCCACGCTGAACGACCTCGACCGGCTCGTGAACGCCTCGAAGCCGGCGACCAAGCGGCTGGCGCCGTTCCTCGCCCAGCTGCGCCCGCTCGTCCGCGACGCCACGCCCACCATCACGGATCTGCGCCATCTGATCCGCACACCGGGCGCGAACAACGATCTCATCGAGCTGCTCACCAAGCAGCCCAAGCTGGCGAGCCTCGCCAAGTCCGACTTCCCGCGCACGATCCGGGCGTTCCAAAAGGGGCAGCCGGTGGTGGACTACCTGCGGCCGTACTCGCCGGACTTCACCGGCTGGCTCACGAAGTTCGCCGAGGGCGCCGCCAACTTCGACGCGAACGGCCATTACGCGCGCATCATGCCGATGTTCAACGCGTTCTCGCTCACGGACAACGCGAGCGGGTCGTTCCTCACCGCCGCGCCGCCGTCGCAGCGGATGGCCGGGTTCCAGACGCACCGCCAGGAGCGCTGCCCGGGCGGTGCCGTGCAGCCGGCGCCCGACGGCTCGAATCCGTACCAGGAGCCGCAGACCACATGTGACCCCTCGACCGTCCCGCCCGGCCCGTGA